Genomic segment of Pelmatolapia mariae isolate MD_Pm_ZW linkage group LG6, Pm_UMD_F_2, whole genome shotgun sequence:
AGAAAGCATGGCCAGATGGGTTCCATGCTATTAACTGGTCTCTGTCTCTTCATCAACATCTTTGTTCCAAAAGGTCATTTCTCTTACATTTCTCGTACATTTAACTGTTTATTTCTGCCGTTGAGAGTTGATATGAATGTATGCATTCATTTCTGGTGGTAAGCAGGATCACTCTTTAGAAATTATAAGATAGAGCATTGGTCTTTGGTGGATGTGTTCTCTCACCTGAAAATTTTCTCTATCCTGTTCTCCTTAGATAAATGGACTGTTCGTACTGTTGTGGCAGTTCTTGGAAAATCTATGTCAGAGGCCTCGTTCACTATCATGTATCTTTACACAACTGAGCTTTACCCTACGGTCGTACGGTTAGTCCACAAAAAACTTTCTTCTGCCTTGTTTTAATTATTCGTATGAAAGGTTTGCATTAACCTCAGTGGTTTGATCTTTTTAGACAAAATGGCTTAGGCTACACCTCATTTCTGGCACGACTGGGCGTGTCCATTTCTCCACTCATTGTACTATTGGAAGATCTGTGGCATCTCCTCCCTGCAGCCACTTATTGTGCAGTGGCAGTTGGAACTGGTTTTGTTGCTTCACTTCTGCCTGAAACATTAAACACCCGACTGCCAGAGTTCATCGACGATATTGAGAAACCAAGGTAAAGAGAAAAGAGTGTTAAAGCATCACAGCATGTAATTCAGTATCCAAACTAAAGCTAAAGGATCAACCATTAACAGAAACTCCCCACGAAACAATAATCCAGTAAACTGCAGCTTACTGTTTATCAAAGTCCAAAATACACATTACATTCTATGTCCTGATGTCTGCATGTAAGGTCAAATGACTAACTGAAGTCTTATTTATATTGCAGGAGACAGTCACCAAGGAAGGAGATTcaataagaaaaacacaataataaTCATCAATAATAAGACTGTTATAATGACTGGATCTTAACTGATTTTTAAACAGCAAAGTTACCATGTTACAATTTCAAAGATCACCATTGTTGAAATGCTCAACCAGTGTCAATAAACGTAATGTTAACACCACTATTAttcacttgttttttgtttgtttgttttttcatttttgtaatgAGACAGCTCGTAGCAAAATGCTTTCTAGTCTTGTCATGTTTCACTGTATACGACACATTTCATTAGCAAATGAAAAGATAGGCTGGTATTGATAGTGAATCGATGGTGATGCTTACTTTACTTTATTACGTTTATTTACTTCCATGCTTTATTTACTTCTACTTTCcatgcatgcttttttttttaaaaaaattagtaAATTTCCATCCTACCATCCTCAATATAAAGTAAATGTTTGGCCTGTTAGGTGCACACAAGTTGCAAGTGCACCAGACTTGTTAGAATTATAGTTTCTACGTTATACAGCTTTTTGTCAGGTCATTTACATaactgaagaagactctccaggTGGGTAAAGTCTGCACATGAGCATATTAGGTCATGATAGGTGCACTGCTACAAATGCCTACATGCCTAAGAATTATCTGTATGTCACAAGTAATTTGTGTTATCACAAACTATTCATTGTCAGTTGGCCTTAGATTGTAACCAGTCATTCTCATTATAATTAATAGCATGACTTCACATCTGTATATGTGTGCAAGTGTCATTTTGGCAACTTTCACTGACTGAGTTGCTGAATAATTCATCAGTCTAGAAGAAAGAGGCCTACAAGCAGCTGGAAGCAAACAAAATGTCAGCTCTGTATCAAGTTTTGTCAAAAGCATATATGTAATTTTAGACCTTCTGTTCTGTGAGTTTGATGAGAAGGGTTAGGGAATGTATGTATTCAGCTTCATCTCTGTTCACATTAAATTAAGAGGTCTCTTAGACATCCTctcttgtaatttctttcaataatcttcaggaatagttctccaggcttcttgaaggacatttcaAGGCTTTTCCTTGGATGTTGGCTTCATTTTGTTTCATTCTaagttaattcaattcaatatagttttatttatatagcgctaaatcacaacaacagttgcctcaagacaccttatactgtaaggtaaagaccctacaataatacaaagaaaagagagaaaaaccccaataatcatatgaccccctgttgATGAGCAAGCGATTTGgcaacagtaggaaggaaaaactctcgaGTCGATTAAGACTGGAAATAAGGCATGCTGTGGGAGGAaggcagagattaataataattcatgattaaatgcagagtggcatataacacagtaaaaaaaggtgagtgaagaagaaacacttcatcatgggaatctcccagcagcctagacctattccaccgtaactaagggaggatccagggtcatctgatccagccctaactatatgctttagcaaaaaggaatgttttaagcctaattttaAAGGTGGATATAgcgtctgtctcccgaatccaaactggaagctggttccatagaagaggggcctgaaaactgaaggctctgcctcccactctacttttaaatactgtaggaaccacaagtaagcctgcagtctaatggggtgaaacagtaccataaggtcattaagatgtGATGGGGCAAGATTCTTCAAGACCTTGTATTTGAGGaggaggattttaaattcaattctggatttaacagggagccaatgactCAAGTCAATATAGCAAAAATATGCTTTAATACATAAAGATGTTACAGGTATTGACCAAAAGGGAAAAATAGAATGACATTTTCCCCACTGGAAATTTCTTGTATTAAACTCAGCCAATACACATTTCTTTAAACTTTGGACCTTGGTACTTTATCACTAAAGTTACAGCTTTCTttgaaaattatttatttacttctacggttcactgagttcagtttatttttttcatactgCCTAACAACAAATTAACACATTGAACATCAGCTGACCATTAACCAAGAACACTTAATGGAATAAAAGCGGCTTGTGGCTCactatgaaaatatattttgtgcTCCTGAAGGTATTTGCTTCAGGTTATTCTCTAGTTTGTGTCTATTTTGTTTTCCAAGATGAGGTTTGACAATGTGCTGGCAGAGATCAATGGTTTTGGAAGATTCCAACTAAGAACAATCCTCTTGTCAGTAATTCCACGGCTGACTTTACCATTTAACTTCCTGCTGAataattttattacatttattccCTCTCACCACTGTGACATCAGGTCTCAGAATAATGGAGGTGTTTTCAGGAATTTATCTTTGGAAGAGAGGCTCAATGTTAGCATTCCTTTTGAGCAGGATGGGAGTTTGAGCTCCTGTCAGATGTTTGCAGAGCCTCAGTATCAACTGCTGTCAAACTCTTCCAACTTAACCTACATACCCACAGTGCCATGCCAGAATGGTTGGATATATGACACCACCATCTTCAGATCTACTCTGGCTACAGAGGTGAGGATCAATATTTCCATTTAAAAAGCAGGAAATTAATACCAGTCCTGAATTAGCCaatgttttccttttgtctCTGTTCCCTTTATAGTGGGATCTGGTTTGTGACAAGAAAACAATGAACAGAGCCACAGCCACCATATTCTTTGTGGGGGTCATGTCAGGATCAGGAATATTTGGCTTCCTTAGTGACAGGTGAGTCCATGTCATCACCTTTAAAATCGAGCACAAATACACTGAATAATAAAATCAACTATgcttaacatttttttgtacaagTACAACTATGGTGACAAGTCTGTATTGATCTGGGTGTGCATTGCCAAATATTATGATGAGTCCTAGATAGTAAAGAACAAAGTTGTATTGCCAAAAGTAATCATTCACAGGTACTTTGCAAGTAGGGTGGAGTAAGCCCCTCTATTAGGTGAGTTTGGATGCTTCCATAGAGGCCTCAAAGACAGTTTGGCTTTGTCTCTGGTTTGATACAAAGTGGAGAACATCACTAAGGTCCTTTATCTAGAGTacagtttatatttaaaacaaccTTCTTTGAAATACTTCAGGTCAGAgggatttcactttttttctttataagaaATATTTCAATTATGTAAAAGTACACTATACTGACAAGGTATTAAGCCCAAACAAACATTACCCATACAGGAAGTGCCCAAAAAGCAAAGCCGTAAAGTTCCAGCTCCAGGTTGATGCTGGAGAaagtttggagctctgcagttcttCTATCAATAGTGTCccttttttcatgtgctatggcCCTCAGCACTTGGTGCTCTGGAGCCTTATGCGGTGTGTGGTCACTTCACGGTTGACTGGTTGCAACAGTGGCATCCCATTACGTCACACTCAAAATCAAAGAGGTCTTCTGAATGCCCCATTCATTCACAAATGTTTGAAAAGGCAGACCGCATGGCTAGGTCTGCCTTTTTTTAACATCTGTGACAATGGGCCCAGaattattttaactttttttattttctcattaatttttattttatttcattttgacatttAGTTTTTAATTCATTGTATTTTTTGAAAGCAGTTGACTCACAGTCTTGTAGACATCCAGAGTCTTAATAAAAAATGTCCATCAATACCTCATTGGTATGCAATAAAGGTTTTGCCAAATTAACAAATACTGAAACAAATATTATTTCCTTACTTCcctcctttattttattttagttatttttccaagtgcaaaggatttttttttagcttttccatttttttcaaaagtctaacatttatttttattttagtgagctaaaaaaacattcaacttcaaaaattaagagaaaataaagtgttCTTAACAGTTGTAAtctaggcttttttttttcatctaattaAGTGTTCCGTACATTCTTTgactgtcattttttaaaaatttgttttaCAGGTTTGGCCGGAAAAaaacacttctgttgtcttACATGGCAACTTCCGTTTTTGGGATAGCGACCGCTTTGTCCTATAATTTCCTAATGTTTGCTACAATGAGATTTTGTACTGGACTCGGACTCTCAGGAATAAGTATAAACTCCTTCGTCCTCTGTGAGTTGCCTGTCATTCTcatcaaacaaaaaataaatgaaacatcacactgacacaataaaaattttttttagatGATGCCCATACAGGTGTGGTTTGCTCAAAGTCCTTATTTTTATCAGTAATCTCAATCAGTgtcattattaataaaaaaaaatacataaaattccTCCACATAGGTCTTGAATGGGTGGATATCAGGCATCGGACTACAGTGGCTGTTTTAATGAGCTTGGACTGGAGTGTTGGTTGTATTATTCTACCTGGATTGGCCTATTTGATCAATGATTGGAGATTCCTGACTGCTGCTGTAATCTCCCCACTGTTTCCAGCTATGCTCTGTTGGTGGTAAAGACAAATTAATATCATTATTCAGTTTTCATGCAGGGAAAACTAGTTCCTGTCTTTctaaaagtatttaaaagacCTTCTCAACCTTCTCATTGCTCTTTCTCATAGGTGGCTCCCTGAGTCTGCCAGGTGGCTGATGAGTAATGGAAAAACGGATGACGCTCATTTTTACCTGAGTAAATGTGCAACAGTTAATGGCAGAGAGGAGGTCATGGCTGACTTAAAACCTGAGGTACAACATTTTCATAATCAGCTAACTTCAAGACAGAACTGTACACTTCACAGCTCCTTTCTCTGAATAAAGTTTCCTTTTTACTCTACAGGTTCTGTCTACAGTAATACTTGTAGAAGATGAAAACAGAAAGTATTCCTATTTGGACCTCGTGAAGACCCCCAAAATGAGAAGGCGCGCTCTACTTTGTGGCATTGTGTGGTATTTATCttgaacatttaaaacattataCATAAGTTTATAAACTACTTGCTCATTAGTACATATCTGATGGTTAAATCTGTGGACAAAGGTTTCCATGTCCGTGATTGGGAGGTTCATTGAATAATTACTATAACCGAGAAATGCATATTTGATCCTCAACCTGAGAAGATCcacctttaacctcctaagacccgaactcttccacgacatgcgtttttcatttctctttgatatttgggtatattggggcccgatgaatgtaaaaacaaagaattaccagattttttttttaccttatttttgtttttaagaaaaataagagccacatatgaggatattcgtttaaaattttgatagaacagtagcagtataatgtccttgtaagtagatatcaggcccatgtagagcaaaattgagtattttagtctaaataacccaaaatgtgatgtccacatatgtggacgccaggtcctaggaggttaaaatttGGAGACAGCTGTCTATATCCATGATAGGGATGCACCAGTATATTTATTCAGTTCAAAAATTAAAACTATGCCCAATTAGGCCCACTTAACAATGCAGTGTCTCTTAGCTACAACCAGTAAACTTGGTTGAAATGGTGGCATTATCCCCCAGGTTAAAACCACTGGCCGTTATGATGGCAAAAACGGAACTGTAGAAGGCCAGAtgttgatgttgtttttttcttctctgaggtacatttagaaaaagtaaaaaatatcacCACCATAATTTTGCATTAAGGAAATTTAGCTGTTTTTCATGACATTGAGAACATCTATTCCAACGACAACACTACATCTAAATTATTTCTGGGGTCTTTGTTTTTGAGCAATTCAGCTCTCAGCCTAGTTGGTTAGCTCAGTGGCAGAAGCACTGTGCCCCCACCCCTCCTTACCTCCTCCACCTTTTGTTGGAAAGTCTAACAAGGACATCCAGGCAACCTTCAAAAGGTCAACGGCAAAATTGCATTGAAAACATTGGCCCAAATCTCATGTCTAAACAATTTTTTAACTGACTAGAATAAACTGCCAAGAACAGGTTTTTCAACATCATGTTTGCTGAACCCTAACACTGGTTAACAACAGTGGTTTTACTATTATCCATGTCAAACACCAGGCAGCTAATGAGAAACTACTGTTCTTTGGGACAACTGTTTaactttaaaataacaaaagtcTGGTCTTGCTCGCAGGTTTGGAGTGGCCTTCGCTTATTACGGAATCAGCTTGAATATCAGCGGATTTGGTGTGAACATTTATCTCACACAGTTCATCTATGGTGTCATAGAGATTCCAGCCAAAGGATTCGTCTTTTTCACCGTAGACAAAATAGGTCGAAGGTGGAATCAAGCCGGGACGCTCATTTTGACCGGGCTGCTTATATTCAGCAGTGTGTTTATCCATGCAGGTATATGATCCATTCAAATGTGTAGATGTATTCATTTTAGTTTATTAGTTTACTTTCTAGTATTATATTATTTGTCAAGGGCAAATGTTATGAAGTCAGGAACTTCTGAAGGCACACAGTCATATAAACATCCCAGTCTGGAGAAACACATGCACCAAGCCATGATTATTTGACCAGACTGACAAAGACTACACATAATTCACTTTTGTTCTGGAGTAGTTTGCATGATTCAAGCTGCTAGTTCATAACAATTCCTTGTACTAGTCTTGGCGCAGCCCAGTTCATCCAGTGTCTGAAGTAAACCATGTTAGCTCCTCTTCAATGTAGTTCTTCCAGTGAAACAGTTTTCTTTAAACAGTAGATTGTTGAATTAGTAATTACCCCCCATCTCTGACATAATAAATTAGAAACAAAACATCTAAGATGTTCAGTGTTTAGTCTGAAGGTTGAACTTTTAGCTCATTATAATTAGTTGAATATGTGATGAGCTGTTAAATTTGAGCATCTGCCATCAAAAGTAAGGAAAATCCTAATAGGTCTGCTTTCAGTTCACAGCATCAGTATCAGCTGCAGCTTTAAACAACTGCAAGATTAAATGTCCTTATGCATTTCTAGTATTTAATCTTCTAATAAATTCCGTGAAAAGTCTTAACTAGAACACAAGGTGAATTatagtgttttcttttcagatatGGGGAATCTTCGGACAGCTGTGGGAGCTTTGGGCAAGATGTTTTCAGAGGGCTCTTTTACAATAGTTTTTCTGTACACAACGGAGCTTTATCCCACAGTAATGAGGTCAGTAAAATGCacattgtcttttattttgctgCCTGATAATCAGAGcacaacatttgttttattttttcttctttttgtaattCAGGCAAAATGGATTGGGATACTGTTCCTTTATGGCCCGTGTAGGTGTGGCTGTATCCCCCTTGATCATGCTCCTTGAAGACGTGTGGGTGAATCtgccaagttttgttttttccctggtgGCTTTAGGCGCCGGACTGTCAGCTTCTTTGCTCCCTGAGACGTACAATGTGCGTTTACCGGAGACTATTGAGGACGTGGAACAGACAAGGTACTGGGCTTTAATGTAGAAAAATCATCCAAACATGAGACATTATAAACattataaaatgtatataaaattatgtacattttaaaatgaaaatgtcttttgtATTTCAGAAGACGATCAGTCTCCGCCTCTGATGAGAAATCTCCTGCCTGTGCGTTTTTGTCAGTGCAATCAAAATCCCCATAGGACTACACTAAGTCACCACAGCAACTTGATGGGAGCAAACAGTTTAAACATATGTATAAGCAGTGTCTTTTACACATGTTCAATGCATGTTGAATATGAAGTCTTTTTACCTCCTTATGGGGGAAATATCCAAATTTAGCTGTAGTAGAATTCTTCTTTGTTGTTGCAGAGGGTACAAATGCAGTGCCTTTCACATGTGTGATCTAAGTACATACCGCTGTGTAGCTATAAatttataaaaaacacaaatatctcAGTCCTTTCATTAGATTGAGTATGTTAGGAAACTTGAGCTAATGAAGAAGCACGGTTTGTTAGAttcagttattattttatttatttgctctaAATCTGATTGTCTTGTGAGTCATGTGTCTGTGTTCTTTagtaaaaataaatctaaataaatcTTGAAACCCAATTTCAAATACTGTAtgacatatttgtgtttgaGGTGTTGATTTTATGCACGATAAATGAGGAGATCCACAGTTattataaattaaattttatctATAAGTGCAAGAGCGAGTGTGGTAACTTGCTGTAAACAGAGGCAAACTGATACATGATAGCTGCCATGAATCCTGTGGTTTAAAATACAATAGGAATAACCACATTTCTATTCCTCTGACAAACTGCCCTTTGACCTTAAAGATCCTCATATAAGACAAACACATCAGTCCTACAgcactaaataataaaaacacacaagatttaaaatttcctcattCCTCAATATATGGACAAAAGTGTGTCTTTTGCCACAactcttaatctttgaattcagatgttttcaCCAGTTGCCACAGGTGTGTAAAATCAAGAACCTAGCCATGtggtctgtttttaaaaacatgaccaTGGTCTTTCCTCCTAGATTTTCCATCATTGACAAATTCAAATCAAGATTAAGCATGTTTGTGCTTTTGCACTGCAGTGTAAAGTGAAGGAATCTCCACTAAAtgcactatatggacaaaatCAGTCTTTCCACGATCAGCTGTAAGCGGCATTATTGTAAAGTGGAAGCATTTACGAACCGCAGCAACTCACAGCCATAAAGTGGCAGACCATGTAAAGTTACACAGCAGGGTCACCAAGTTGGCATAAAAATCACCTGCACTCTGTGATTGACTCAgtaactgcagagctccaaacctccaCTGGCATTatcatcagcacaaaaactgcacaCTGGGAGCTTGGTGGCATGGGTTTCCATTGCCAAGCAGCTCCTGTATGTGGCCCACATTTGCCACATTTTGCTACAGTTTGAATTTACTTCAAATCACCTTAAAAGTTTCAGATGTCGCCAGCAAGAACTGGTCATACCATACGGTGTAGTTAGTAATTTATTAGGTGACATTTTGGTCTCAAAAATATATATGCTATTATTTGGCGTGCCTTCAACAGATCACAGTATTACCTCATAGAACTTTAGTCTTAGCGCACTGATCAGTCCTAACTGCTGCTGGTCCCTTACAAAATAAGAAACAGAGATGCTAtcaaaaaaaagataaaatgatGTAATAGAGCTTGATGTCTTTGAAATGCTTTCCATcagcttttttcatttattccTATTGTTTTTGCTCATGTCCTGTTGTAACAGGACTCTCTGTACTTTTATGGCATTGAACCCTGTCTCGCATTTTTGTAACAGCAAcagtcattttcttttcattgctACTTTTGCTATTTTGTTATATTATTTAAAGGAAGTAAATAAAAAGTGGTCAAAAACCACTATATGCAAATTGTCTTTTGCCCATGTTTGCCCATGAATTTTCACTGAATCACAGTTTCTTTATTATTGATGAGTCATTCCGCTGTGTCAACAATGGAGACCCTGCAGTAGACTAGTGGAAGCTTGTATTTACAGTCACATAGATAAACATTAGTTAACTGGTTAAGGCAGGTAAAACATTAACTTATTACAGCTAGTCCAGAAGCCCTTAAattaatcaaacaaacaaagatttGCTAGTTTCAGATATAGGCTACAAGCAACTGAGgactttccttttctttttaacctTAAAGGAAGACATTTCGCTCACAGCAGGAGGCCACAATGAAGTTTGAGAATGTTCTTGCTGATATTAACGGATTTGGAAGATTTCAGATAATGATCATTGTTATCAGTTTCATCGGCCGCTTCACTCTGCCTTGCCACTTCATGCTCAGCAATTTCATTGCAGCTGTTCCCTCTCATCACTGTGACATCAGCTCTCTGGATGGTGGGGGTATTTTTATGAATTTATCCCAGACAGAGAGGCTTCTTGTTACTATTCCAGTTAAGCAGGATGGGACTCCAAGCTCCTGTCAGATGTTCCAGGAGCCTCAATATCATCTGCTATTTAACACTTCCCACATCACTGATGCGCGTACAGTGCCGTGCCAGAATGGATGGGTGTACGATAACACTACTTTCAAGTCTACTCTGACCTCAGAGGTGAttcttttgtacttttttttctattgtgaaataaattaaaatgtatttgttcctaattattaaataatCCCACAACCAAATGTAGAatagcatcttttttttctttgtacaaGTGGGACTTGGTGTGTGATAGAAGagggaaaaacaaagcaactgCTACCATCTTCTTTGTTGGAGTCATGTTTGGAGCGATGGCCTTTGGCAGTCTGAGTGACAGGTATCAGCGATTTCCAGTGTTCCAGCtactgaaaaaaacccaaaacaaatatTGAGACTTTCTGATTTTTCCATAGGTATGGCAGAAGGATCATGTTGCTGGTATCATACGTGTCTGGGATGGTGTTTGCTGTTGCAAGCGCCTTTTCTACTTCCTACGTGATGTTCACGGTCCTGAGGTTCCTCACTGGCTTCTGCATCACAGGCATCGTCATCGTTTCAGCAGTCCTCAgtaattatttcatttcatcatCTAAACATACACTGTATCCGTTCTTATATCATCTTCACTTCAGAAGCCACAGAGGAGAAAATATAGGAATATCTACTATTTCAATGCCATGTTGACTGCTGTGAGCACACTGAAGCTTTAAATGTAATcgcaaaaaaaaatcttaaatctatttttttttttctagaacaGAGGAGCTTTGCACACATTGATTACACGTAACAGGTCATGATGGCAGGCAGTGTTTAGTCAGTAGTCCTGTGAACTTTTGACTTGCAGTACGAGTAGTGCAGTATGCTTAGTAATgtcatttaaaaaggaaaaaaaagatcaaaatgagCTGCTGCAGACGTCTGTTCAGCTTCAACTCGGGGGGGGGGGACGCAGAGAGAGCACACTGTATTCCAAATTTTTGCATAAAAGACAGAAACGCGTTCCCAAATTACAGTATTATATTGCACTATAGAGGATAGAGGCACCCACTCTCTTTTGGCTTGTGTGCGCGCAACAACATTTTTTCAGCTCATGTAAAAGTTCTTTGAATTGTGTCCCCTCTAAGGCTGCTGGTAGGGATCATACTAAAGGCTTTCTTTAATTAAGCTACTTAAGAAATGAATCGACTGCTTGTTTATTTCAGGTGTGGAGTGGGTGGACATTGAACACAGGAAGATTGTGGGAGTGATCGACAGCTTATCCTGGACGTTTGGAAATACAGTGTTTTCACTTATTGCCTATTTTGTGAATGATTGGAGGAGACTGATAATCAGTGTTACATTACCTTTAATCTTGGGCATCTTCACTTGGAGGTATGACTAAGGCATGTCATTAAACAGAGGCTCATTTCAGTACACTTTAATCGCTTTCACCTGGAAGTCTGTGACTGGTTAACATCCAGCATCGATCTAGTCATGCATGAGTTGAAGGACaaacaaagattaaaaatattttgcgCACCGATCTAATAACATAATACTAATGTTGTAATAGTAAAATTTTAAGCACCCCAATTTCTGCCTTTTACAACAAAACTTAACTTAGAAAAATTAAGCATTAAAACAATTTGATGATTCCTCCGTAACTAAACACTAGCTTGCCACTGCATatatgaaacaaaaaatggcGTGCATATCCTTGCTTGTCCTTGTCCTGATAGATTAGTTATGAAATTAGTTGTGAAATTTTAACAAAACTCTGGGATTGTGGCCTTCGAAGGAAGTGATTTTGGGTAAGTGTAGACACTTGATCTTGAAGGAAGAATAATTAACTGAATACAAAGACTACGTAACTGATGCTTTACAAACCTTGGGACTCAAGGATAAACTGAATAGATCTTGGTGGTCAAAGGTCAAGCTCCCTGAAACCTCACAAGTGAAGTTTTGACCTCCTGAAAACTGTGACAAAACTTgacaaaaattttaaatgaagcgGTGTGATGATCACAGGGACAGTGAACTGATAACTTTTAGCTGAACCATAATTCTTTATAGTGTGTGACATTTAGATTCTGAATGTATGGTTTCTTCTTATTATCATCCATGTTTGAACCATTGTCTGTTGTCATGGCTTCTGCAATCTGTTTTATTAAAACCAACTTCATTGGTCAACTATTAGCTCAAAATCTTCTATCAAGTCTTCACTGTCTCTCAATCTGAACAGATATttgagatttgtttttattttaaatgctgcATTGCAATAGGCCTACATATGggttaaaaatgataataataataattccccCCTAACATTAGGTGGATGCCAGAGTCGGCTAGGTGGCTGATTGCCAATGGAAAGCTGGAGCAAGCTCAGATGTATTTGAAAAACTGTGCCAACATGAATCGGACAGAAGAGTCGATTCACACACTTAAAACAGAGGTTTGTAAGCTCCAGATGATTAAGTCAAGGGAGCCAAGTAGAATCCATTATGGTGTTATTATAGGCACTAATTAAACACAAAGAAGGTGACCAAAGACACTAAAGAATACAGTGTATCCTCATTTAAGTGTAATCGTAGG
This window contains:
- the LOC134629714 gene encoding solute carrier family 22 member 7-like, which translates into the protein MRFDNVLAEINGFGRFQLRTILLSVIPRLTLPFNFLLNNFITFIPSHHCDIRSQNNGGVFRNLSLEERLNVSIPFEQDGSLSSCQMFAEPQYQLLSNSSNLTYIPTVPCQNGWIYDTTIFRSTLATEWDLVCDKKTMNRATATIFFVGVMSGSGIFGFLSDRFGRKKTLLLSYMATSVFGIATALSYNFLMFATMRFCTGLGLSGISINSFVLCLEWVDIRHRTTVAVLMSLDWSVGCIILPGLAYLINDWRFLTAAVISPLFPAMLCWWWLPESARWLMSNGKTDDAHFYLSKCATVNGREEVMADLKPEVLSTVILVEDENRKYSYLDLVKTPKMRRRALLCGIVWFGVAFAYYGISLNISGFGVNIYLTQFIYGVIEIPAKGFVFFTVDKIGRRWNQAGTLILTGLLIFSSVFIHADMGNLRTAVGALGKMFSEGSFTIVFLYTTELYPTVMRQNGLGYCSFMARVGVAVSPLIMLLEDVWVNLPSFVFSLVALGAGLSASLLPETYNVRLPETIEDVEQTRRRSVSASDEKSPACAFLSVQSKSP
- the LOC134629715 gene encoding solute carrier family 22 member 7-like; translated protein: MKFENVLADINGFGRFQIMIIVISFIGRFTLPCHFMLSNFIAAVPSHHCDISSLDGGGIFMNLSQTERLLVTIPVKQDGTPSSCQMFQEPQYHLLFNTSHITDARTVPCQNGWVYDNTTFKSTLTSEWDLVCDRRGKNKATATIFFVGVMFGAMAFGSLSDRYGRRIMLLVSYVSGMVFAVASAFSTSYVMFTVLRFLTGFCITGIVIVSAVLSVEWVDIEHRKIVGVIDSLSWTFGNTVFSLIAYFVNDWRRLIISVTLPLILGIFTWRWMPESARWLIANGKLEQAQMYLKNCANMNRTEESIHTLKTETLSTIVTTEKRDRTYSYLDLIRTPEMRKLALRTGILWFCVATTFYGISFKITGFGLNIYLTQFTYALIELPAKLANLYFLEKIGRRHTIVGTLLMTAICLGLNIVIPKEMSVATTVVAIIGKGFSSASFATVVLYSSELYPTVVRQNGMGYNSFMARFGVAVAPMILLLDEVWTELPQIVLCFVAVLGGIVARTLSETRNRCLPETIEDIEQKQ